In Dunckerocampus dactyliophorus isolate RoL2022-P2 chromosome 14, RoL_Ddac_1.1, whole genome shotgun sequence, one DNA window encodes the following:
- the LOC129193612 gene encoding BLOC-2 complex member HPS6 isoform X2, whose protein sequence is MKDLSWSRIRGHWTCVQLEECKGGWSLLQTSDLCNSPRASVVSVCACSNLIIWCEERPPSESSPVLSPARSKLRYCVCRRDYELKEGAVILGGVKIALHNNPKFTLISSGEYVRLLPASPLIKFFLSWCPRRDSFMVSTTCKATPLKTLDTKESDFRKLITDCLGYVSALDPPEICDVSPSACGGLLLLLNTGWVCLLQKDGMLRQIHKLAENCPLKYVAHTSFCTFEDTLVLLVGQNLHLIDMKCGRELETVILKSEGGLFVKQADGSPYLFSETGLHKVVQQEMDNRDLNMKSTMENICPGALLAEAVFEEACKYYQQRSLSSTRLTVDALKKGGRFQAPISLASILRDYLSSGPKQKISELIQNGGCTVGQDKLKVSLEPELRALLAVEELKGSLVRGSVKEVEVLCESLMEKEIARLLSTCELDHNDLLYLNSIFSIFPCQAWRAAQAALQLHYNGEASLSSRAPPDVWKSVLSPPPSFPATLTLANGGSQHRHSPATADHNANCTSKSSSATSPATLPIFELLCHSVLRFQPSWLPRFLELSQQQQGSAGLGLSLAATTWSENNMPLYKRALAVLSSVRKDRNQHQELEVELLMVSGRPNAILQALRILIGQQQWERVTQVAQKFSKQSPLLNKEIFTTLLCEVTQHRDLDPYLDMLWALCPEDFTVTTILNLVLKNLPPPSTPQSPSSLPMSLTSSPSSSSAPFAHPQSGQLTIGLLKPLLRKVLQRETKPSQRYADILQSPSFPPPAPPRLPMEQSRTSVGSPLLAAIPDASSTC, encoded by the coding sequence CTGCTCGAATCTTATCATCTGGTGTGAGGAGCGGCCGCCCTCGGAAAGCTCCCCTGTGCTCAGCCCTGCCAGGAGTAAATTGAGGTACTGTGTTTGCAGGCGGGACTATGAGCTGAAGGAGGGTGCTGTCATTTTGGGAGGGGTGAAAATCGCCCTCCACAACAACCCTAAGTTCACCTTGATCAGCTCAGGGGAATATGTGCGTCTCCTTCCTGCATCTCCTCTGATCAAATTCTTCCTCTCCTGGTGCCCCCGCCGGGACTCCTTCATGGTCAGCACCACATGCAAAGCCACTCCTTTAAAAACGCTTGATACGAAGGAGTCTGACTTTAGGAAGTTGATCACAGACTGCTTAGGGTATGTGTCAGCACTCGACCCACCTGAGATCTGTGACGTCTCTCCTTCAGCTTGTGGAGGTTTGCTGCTGCTTCTCAACACAGGCTGGGTGTGTCTCCTGCAGAAAGATGGGATGCTACGCCAAATACACAAGCTGGCAGAGAACTGCCCCCTTAAATATGTTGCACACACTAGCTTCTGCACATTTGAGGATACGTTGGTGCTTCTTGTGGGTCAAAATCTGCATCTGATAGACATGAAATGTGGCAGAGAGCTGGAAACTGTAATACTAAAGAGTGAGGGGGGTTTATTTGTTAAACAGGCTGATGGATCACCTTACCTGTTCTCAGAAACTGGACTTCATAAAGTGGTGCAACAAGAAATGGACAATAGAGACCTAAATATGAAGTCCACAATGGAGAACATCTGCCCTGGAGCCCTCCTGGCAGAAGCAGTGTTTGAGGAGGCCTGTAAATACTACCAGCAGAGGAGCTTGAGTAGCACTCGGCTCACAGTGGATGCTCTAAAGAAAGGAGGCAGGTTCCAGGCTCCCATCTCTTTAGCATCCATTCTCAGGGACTACCTCAGTTCGGGACCCAAGCAAAAAATATCAGAACTAATTCAGAATGGAGGATGCACAGTGGGACAAGACAAGCTAAAAGTCTCCCTGGAGCCTGAACTGAGGGCCTTGCTCGCTGTGGAGGAGCTAAAGGGGAGTTTGGTGAGGGGGAGTGTGAAAGAAGTGGAGGTTCTTTGTGAGAGTCTGATGGAGAAAGAAATAGCCCGGCTGCTATCGACCTGCGAGCTGGATCAcaacgacctgctctacctcaaCTCAATCTTCAGCATTTTCCCATGCCAGGCATGGAGGGCGGCCCAAGCTGCTCTCCAGTTACACTACAACGGGGAAGCCTCTCTGTCCAGCCGGGCCCCTCCAGATGTGTGGAAAAGCGTCCTCAGTCCCCCTCCGAGCTTCCCAGCCACACTCACGCTAGCAAACGGTGGCTCACAGCACAGGCACAGCCCAGCCACGGCGGATCACAATGCAAACTGTACATCCAAATCCTCCAGTGCCACTTCACCCGCCACCCTGCCCATCTTTGAGCTTCTCTGCCATTCGGTTTTACGTTTCCAGCCCTCTTGGCTACCCAGGTTCTTGGAGCTCAGCCAGCAGCAGCAAGGCTCGGCAGGGCTGGGCTTGAGCCTAGCGGCCACCACCTGGAGCGAGAACAACATGCCGCTCTACAAGCGTGCCCTGGCCGTCCTGTCCTCCGTGAGAAAAGACAGAAACCAGCACCAGGAACTAGAGGTGGAGTTGTTGATGGTCAGTGGGCGGCCTAACGCCATCCTCCAGGCGCTAAGGATCCTGATTGGGCAGCAGCAGTGGGAGCGGGTCACCCAAGTGGCCCAGAAGTTCTCCAAGCAGAGCCCGCTACTGAATAAGGAGATTTTCACCACGCTGCTGTGTGAGGTGACCCAGCACCGAGACCTGGACCCCTACCTGGACATGCTGTGGGCCCTGTGCCCTGAGGACTTCACTGTCACCACCATTCTGAACTTGGTGCTGAAAAATCTTCCACCGCCCAGCACCCCACAGTCCCCATCATCCCTTCCCATGTCCCTCACGTCCAGCCCCTCCTCATCCTCTGCTCCCTTTGCTCACCCTCAGAGCGGTCAGCTGACCATCGGGCTCCTGAAACCTCTCCTGAGGAAAGTTCTCCAGAGGGAAACCAAACCTAGCCAGCGCTACGCCGACATCCTCCAGTCCCCGTCCTTCCCCCCCCCTGCACCGCCCCGCTTGCCCATGGAACAATCCAGAACCAGCGTGGGCTCTCCTCTCCTTGCAGCCATACCCGATGCTTCTTCTACCTGCTGA